TCCAAGCTTCTTCGGCGGTCGACGGAACAACATGTTCGACCTGTGGGATCCATTCCAGGACTTCCCATTCATCGGCGGTGCTCTATCGGTTCCCGGAGAAACGGCGTCGTTGGCGAACACTCGCATTGATTGGAAGGAGACACCGGAGGCCCACGTCTTCAAGGCCGATCTTCCTGGGGTAAAGAAAGAGGAAGTGAAGGTAGAGGTTGAGGAAGGGAGGATTTTGCAGATCAGTGGAGATAGGAGTGTTGAGAAGGAGGAGAAGAATGACAAGTGGCACCGAGTGGAGCGCAGCAGCGGCCAGTTCATGAGGCGGTTCAGGTTGCCGGAGAATGTGAAGGTGGAGGAGGTGAAGGCTGCCATGGAGAATGGTGTTCTTACAGTTACTGTTCCCAAGGCAGAGGTCAAGAAACCCGATGTCAAGGCCATCAATATTTCTGGTTGAGAATTACGTACATGCACTTAAATTTATACCAGAATGATGAGACAGCCGGAGTGGCCGTGAGTTTTGagggttgttttttgtttactgtatggtttttcttttggatttcGGCTATGTCAGTGTCAAGCTATGCGTTCCTTATCTTCTATacttaaaaccctttttcaataattctaaaatttggGATACTAAAACTctttataatcaattttaaaatcattataaatcgATAAGATCGGCATTCCCAGCCAACCAAGCAAAACCGGTGATTTTTTTCATGACTGGTTATAGATTCTATTAAAAAGAAACCCTAGTGATTGGGTAAATCGTTCATTTGTCGATGGGGATGGATGTAATATTAATCCTCTTCCACTTGCTAATCtgtaatttttcaaacttaagttattattttttttttatataaaaataaaaaataagaaatatattcaaattatcGCTAAGTGttcatttggatatatttctcactctacatttttaaaaataaaaaataatgataacttttatataaaatatagtaattttaatataaaaagtatatatataaaacttacCTTAATATCtctattatttgaaataatttttagaagttATTATCTTTCTAAAATAAGACCCAAAGAGTTCTTTTCATTTTAGATAGAAGTgactatcaattttttttaaaaaaaaaacacagaagAAGAAGTgtgtcaaaataaataaataaaaaaacaagggtctatttcattattttttttattatatttgtttttaaaaattgtttttaagttaaagaacaaaaaaaacagttttttagtattttataaatttaagtgtGTTTggtttgttgtttttaaaaacatattttaaaaaataaaaaataacaatcttGGATAACTtgttttataaaagtatttttttatgttataaaatattgtaaattcaatttataaaatattaatttaattcaattcaattcttattaaaataaaaaaaaaaaaaaaaatatttgtgtgattacaagtaaattaaaaaataaatatttgttagtgaaatatagatattaatatcaattatgaaaatatcgataatcacgAATATATCGGTACTTAGATTTTACCAATATATTGGATATAACGGAGAAATATCGAtagatattttaacaaaaaatatcagtgaatgaaaattgatttaaaaaaatcataaaaatattaagaaaaactcaaaaataataGAATCTGGTATTTATTGGATCAtcatttaagtttcaaattatttttaaaaatactaaactTGTTAATTAACACATTTAATGCATTAAGTCTTAttttatttggagtttatttgtctaataaaaaatataaaaaaaattattctagggagaaaagaaacaatcaaatca
This DNA window, taken from Vitis riparia cultivar Riparia Gloire de Montpellier isolate 1030 chromosome 13, EGFV_Vit.rip_1.0, whole genome shotgun sequence, encodes the following:
- the LOC117928880 gene encoding 18.2 kDa class I heat shock protein-like, with the translated sequence MSLIPSFFGGRRNNMFDLWDPFQDFPFIGGALSVPGETASLANTRIDWKETPEAHVFKADLPGVKKEEVKVEVEEGRILQISGDRSVEKEEKNDKWHRVERSSGQFMRRFRLPENVKVEEVKAAMENGVLTVTVPKAEVKKPDVKAINISG